One Edaphobacter lichenicola DNA window includes the following coding sequences:
- a CDS encoding ABC transporter permease yields MMKLPDSFSNIRGRETFARSQVLQRSWPVMLDLCVAGIGLACFYGVVVIARYWFGHPEPEIVISQSPRALPQYAFYSVVRIGLAYLLSLVFAIGYGYLAAYSKRVEPLMIAGLDILQSIPVLSFLPGVMLAMVALFPTRQIGVEMGAIVLIFTGQVWNMAFSFYSSIKSIPRELSEAANIYKFSRLQKLIQLELPYAAIGLVWNSMVSVAGGWFFLMACEMFVLGTRDFRLPGLGSYLQTAAGTGNYAAITWGLLTMIAIIVATDQLVWRPIIAWSDKFKFEQVESSSRVRSPLLHLLQQSRGLRSLRHHTIVPFEESLYRRLAEGRAAGTTTKIATVNGEETKTGVASTLLRGLIILVAAGVVLYAAWQALTLLRQVHGSEFATILKGAMATFLRVNVSLILAAAWTIPAGVAIGFHPRLARIAQPIAQIAASVPATALFPVLLLALVRIGGGMGIGSIALMLLGTQWYILFNVIAGAMAIPSDLKEVATLFRFTTIQKWKTVILPGIFPFLITGMVTASGGAWNASIIAEYFRLKNQTLQTVGLGAVISAATDSGQFQILLLATIVMAMMVVTINRLVWRPLYRLAETRYKLGG; encoded by the coding sequence ATGATGAAGTTGCCGGATAGCTTCAGCAACATCCGCGGACGTGAGACCTTTGCGCGCTCGCAGGTGCTGCAGCGCAGCTGGCCGGTGATGCTGGATCTTTGCGTCGCAGGCATCGGACTGGCGTGCTTTTACGGAGTCGTCGTCATCGCGCGTTACTGGTTCGGCCATCCGGAACCGGAGATCGTTATCTCGCAGAGTCCGCGCGCGCTGCCGCAGTATGCGTTCTATTCGGTCGTACGAATCGGTCTTGCGTATCTGCTGAGCCTCGTCTTCGCCATCGGCTACGGCTACCTTGCGGCCTACAGCAAGCGCGTAGAGCCGTTGATGATCGCAGGCCTGGACATCCTGCAATCGATTCCCGTCCTCAGTTTTCTTCCCGGCGTCATGCTGGCGATGGTGGCGCTCTTTCCCACTCGGCAGATAGGCGTGGAGATGGGCGCGATTGTGCTGATCTTCACCGGCCAGGTCTGGAACATGGCCTTCAGCTTTTACTCCTCCATCAAAAGCATTCCACGAGAGCTCTCCGAAGCCGCAAACATCTACAAGTTCTCGCGCCTGCAAAAGCTTATTCAGTTAGAACTTCCCTACGCAGCCATCGGGCTGGTCTGGAACTCGATGGTGTCGGTCGCAGGTGGATGGTTCTTCCTGATGGCCTGCGAGATGTTCGTCCTGGGCACACGCGACTTCAGGCTTCCAGGACTGGGTTCGTATCTGCAAACCGCAGCCGGCACAGGAAACTACGCGGCCATCACGTGGGGTCTGTTGACGATGATTGCAATCATCGTTGCGACTGATCAGCTTGTCTGGCGGCCCATCATCGCATGGAGCGACAAGTTCAAATTCGAGCAGGTTGAGAGCAGCTCGAGAGTGCGCTCTCCACTGCTGCATCTTCTCCAGCAGTCTCGCGGACTTCGAAGCCTGCGCCATCACACGATTGTTCCATTTGAAGAGAGCCTGTATCGGCGACTCGCAGAGGGACGCGCTGCCGGTACAACGACAAAGATTGCAACGGTCAATGGAGAAGAGACGAAGACGGGTGTCGCGTCCACTCTGCTGCGCGGACTGATCATTCTGGTTGCTGCCGGTGTTGTCCTCTACGCCGCGTGGCAGGCGCTTACTCTTCTACGGCAGGTCCATGGGAGCGAGTTCGCCACGATCCTAAAAGGCGCGATGGCCACCTTTCTCCGAGTCAACGTCTCACTGATTCTCGCCGCAGCGTGGACGATTCCCGCAGGCGTTGCCATCGGCTTCCATCCCCGGCTGGCGCGTATCGCACAGCCCATAGCGCAGATCGCTGCCTCCGTGCCCGCAACCGCACTCTTCCCTGTTCTGCTGCTCGCGCTGGTGCGGATTGGGGGCGGCATGGGGATCGGCTCCATCGCGCTGATGCTGCTAGGAACGCAGTGGTACATCCTGTTCAACGTGATCGCGGGTGCGATGGCGATTCCGTCCGATCTGAAGGAAGTCGCAACGCTCTTCCGCTTCACCACCATTCAGAAGTGGAAGACGGTCATACTTCCGGGGATCTTTCCCTTCCTGATTACGGGTATGGTGACGGCGTCCGGTGGCGCGTGGAATGCCAGCATTATCGCGGAGTATTTTCGTCTGAAGAACCAGACGCTGCAGACGGTGGGGCTTGGTGCGGTGATCAGCGCGGCCACAGACAGCGGCCAGTTTCAGATTCTGCTGCTCGCCACCATCGTGATGGCGATGATGGTGGTTACGATCAACCGGCTCGTATGGCGACCACTCTACAGGCTGGCGGAGACGCGTTACAAACTCGGCGGCTAA
- a CDS encoding glycosyltransferase family 4 protein, with the protein MVLPSSDVGKGLKKRVRLAYLVSHPIQYQAPLLRRIAQEPDIDLTVFFGSDFSVRSYQDEGFGVDVKWDVPLLEGYRHKFLPVIRDDGTQTVTTPLNYGIFSELRGRDGEPGFDLLWTHGYNMVNALHGMVAAKALGIPVLVRADMWLRDRARSGPKLLLKTLFFQFLKNIVDGVLPVGTLNTEYWRHYLGDDVPLFVMPYAVDNDYFQRRSLEAAATRDAFRRELGLDAGRPVILFASKLQQRKHCSDLIDAYGSLINDESDKPRPYLLIVGDGEERVALEEQASSHGLTDVRFCGFRNQSELPRFFDLASVFVLPARHEPWGLVVNEVMNAGRAVILSDDIGCQPDLVTDGVEGYVFPVRDVTALAEALRRVLATPEAAAQMGQRALDRINAWSFEEDIQALRRAIAQLTRKIIA; encoded by the coding sequence ATGGTTTTACCCTCGTCGGACGTTGGCAAAGGCTTGAAGAAGAGAGTAAGACTGGCCTATCTGGTGAGCCATCCTATCCAGTATCAGGCTCCGCTGTTGCGCCGCATCGCGCAGGAGCCGGACATCGACCTGACCGTCTTCTTCGGCTCGGATTTTTCGGTTCGCAGCTACCAGGATGAAGGCTTCGGCGTGGATGTGAAGTGGGACGTGCCGCTGCTCGAGGGATACCGCCATAAATTTCTGCCGGTGATCCGTGACGACGGCACGCAGACAGTGACCACCCCACTGAACTACGGCATCTTCAGCGAGCTTCGCGGCCGCGATGGAGAGCCCGGCTTCGATTTGCTATGGACCCATGGCTACAACATGGTGAATGCGCTGCACGGAATGGTGGCCGCGAAGGCGCTGGGAATCCCCGTGCTGGTGCGCGCCGACATGTGGCTGCGAGACCGCGCACGGAGTGGCCCGAAGCTTCTTCTGAAGACGCTCTTCTTTCAGTTTCTGAAGAACATAGTGGATGGAGTACTGCCTGTCGGCACGTTGAATACCGAGTACTGGCGGCACTATCTGGGCGACGATGTGCCGTTATTTGTGATGCCCTATGCGGTGGACAATGATTACTTCCAGCGACGAAGCCTGGAGGCGGCTGCGACGCGCGACGCCTTCCGCAGAGAGCTTGGCCTTGATGCCGGAAGACCAGTCATCCTGTTCGCCTCCAAACTACAGCAGCGCAAACACTGCTCCGATCTGATCGACGCGTATGGGAGCTTGATCAACGACGAGAGCGACAAGCCACGCCCCTATCTGCTCATCGTTGGCGACGGAGAGGAGCGAGTTGCGCTCGAAGAACAGGCCAGCTCACACGGGTTGACGGACGTTCGCTTCTGCGGGTTTCGCAATCAGTCGGAGCTGCCGAGGTTCTTTGATCTCGCAAGCGTATTTGTCCTGCCCGCCCGCCATGAGCCCTGGGGGTTGGTGGTGAATGAGGTGATGAACGCTGGGCGCGCGGTGATTCTGTCCGACGATATCGGGTGTCAACCCGATCTGGTGACGGATGGGGTGGAGGGATATGTGTTCCCCGTGCGGGATGTGACCGCGCTCGCCGAGGCGCTGCGACGCGTGCTGGCGACGCCGGAGGCCGCGGCGCAGATGGGTCAGCGCGCCCTCGACCGAATCAACGCCTGGAGCTTTGAAGAGGACATTCAGGCGCTGCGCCGGGCTATCGCGCAACTGACACGAAAGATCATCGCCTAA
- a CDS encoding NADP-dependent oxidoreductase, with amino-acid sequence MKAVVLHEYGGPDKLKYEDWDDPHGGDGQILIRVTAAGINPIDWKIRSGAMKAFMPLELPAILGYDYSGVVYSVGKGVEGYAEGDKVFGRAGKTYAEFLLADLTGLSKLPKGLDHIQAAALPVVLNTGEQLIVQAGKVQAGQTVIITGALGSVGRTAVWVAKKLGAHVIAGVRSSQKKAAEELGADALLALDSRQEMDSLGLVEVVADTIGGSVGDALMAKVKPGGTFASVVGPPPNANLHPTVRVEAFGSHPDAASMRSLAEDIANGKFKISVDRTFPLADAAKAHAEAEKGGIGKVVLLT; translated from the coding sequence ATGAAGGCAGTTGTTCTACATGAGTACGGCGGCCCCGATAAGCTGAAGTATGAGGACTGGGACGATCCCCACGGGGGCGACGGCCAGATCCTTATTCGCGTAACCGCAGCCGGAATCAACCCCATCGATTGGAAGATCCGCAGCGGCGCCATGAAAGCTTTTATGCCGCTGGAACTGCCCGCCATCCTCGGTTACGACTACTCCGGCGTCGTTTATTCGGTCGGCAAAGGCGTCGAGGGATATGCCGAGGGCGACAAGGTCTTCGGCCGCGCTGGCAAGACCTATGCCGAGTTCCTTTTGGCTGATCTCACAGGCTTGTCGAAGCTTCCAAAGGGTCTCGATCACATCCAGGCCGCCGCACTCCCGGTGGTCTTGAATACTGGGGAACAACTCATCGTTCAAGCTGGTAAAGTTCAGGCTGGACAGACAGTCATCATCACCGGCGCACTGGGCAGCGTAGGCCGCACCGCCGTCTGGGTAGCGAAGAAGCTCGGTGCTCACGTCATCGCCGGCGTCCGCAGCTCACAGAAGAAGGCGGCAGAGGAGCTCGGGGCCGATGCTCTTCTTGCGCTCGATAGCCGCCAGGAGATGGACTCACTAGGCCTCGTCGAGGTCGTCGCGGATACGATTGGCGGCAGCGTCGGCGACGCGCTCATGGCTAAGGTCAAGCCGGGCGGAACCTTCGCCTCCGTCGTAGGGCCTCCCCCAAATGCCAACCTTCACCCCACCGTGAGAGTGGAGGCTTTCGGCTCCCACCCTGACGCAGCGAGCATGCGTTCGCTCGCAGAAGATATCGCAAACGGAAAGTTCAAGATCTCTGTCGATCGCACCTTTCCGCTCGCCGACGCAGCGAAGGCACACGCTGAAGCGGAGAAAGGCGGCATCGGCAAAGTTGTCCTTTTAACGTAA
- a CDS encoding glycosyltransferase, protein MRILHIIGTLNPEAGGPTESVRVLLSYGPIGYTGEVVTLDDPSAPYLNDVGFPVHALGPTNTTYGFNSKLLPWLRDNRHRFDGVVVNGLWQYCGYAAWRTLAGNTPYVVFTHGMLDPYFKHAFPLKHIKKWLYWIPAEYWILRGAYRVLFTSKAEKRLAEQSFWLHRWNAYVVPYGASGPNGDPEVQKRAFFAKCPEAKGKRYLVFLGRIHRKKGCDMLIDAFAKVAADDPDLYLVMAGPDQQQWSAKLKATAANLGIKDRVFWPGMVTGDAKWGAFYGSEAFILPSHQENFGIAVAEALACGKPVLLADKVNIAEEIAEDGAGLMELDTPDGTLKLLRGWIGMTVAERQRMAELAYQCFHRRYDMRENAKAIIRLFGTATVLTPTAVDSE, encoded by the coding sequence ATGCGGATTCTGCACATCATTGGAACACTGAACCCTGAGGCTGGCGGCCCTACAGAGTCGGTGCGGGTACTGCTCAGTTACGGACCCATCGGCTATACCGGCGAGGTAGTCACGCTCGACGATCCGTCAGCGCCATACCTCAACGATGTCGGATTTCCAGTCCATGCGTTAGGTCCTACCAATACTACCTATGGGTTCAACTCCAAGCTGCTGCCCTGGTTGAGAGATAATCGTCATCGCTTCGACGGTGTGGTGGTGAATGGCCTTTGGCAGTACTGCGGCTACGCGGCGTGGCGAACACTGGCAGGCAATACCCCTTATGTCGTCTTCACGCACGGCATGCTGGACCCTTACTTCAAGCACGCCTTTCCGTTGAAGCACATCAAGAAGTGGCTGTACTGGATTCCCGCCGAGTACTGGATACTGCGTGGAGCATACCGCGTGCTCTTTACCTCGAAGGCTGAGAAGCGGTTGGCTGAGCAGAGCTTCTGGCTGCACCGTTGGAATGCCTATGTGGTGCCCTATGGTGCAAGCGGCCCGAACGGTGATCCCGAGGTCCAGAAGCGTGCCTTTTTTGCGAAGTGCCCCGAAGCGAAGGGGAAGCGATATCTTGTTTTTCTCGGGCGAATTCATCGCAAGAAGGGCTGCGATATGCTGATCGACGCATTCGCGAAGGTTGCGGCTGACGATCCGGATCTGTATCTGGTGATGGCGGGACCCGACCAGCAGCAGTGGAGCGCCAAGTTGAAGGCGACGGCGGCGAATTTGGGAATTAAGGACCGCGTCTTTTGGCCGGGGATGGTGACTGGCGATGCGAAGTGGGGCGCGTTCTACGGTTCGGAGGCCTTCATTCTGCCCTCGCACCAGGAGAACTTCGGCATTGCAGTGGCCGAGGCGCTGGCTTGCGGAAAGCCCGTTCTGCTGGCCGACAAGGTGAACATCGCGGAAGAGATTGCGGAGGACGGCGCGGGGTTGATGGAGCTGGACACTCCCGACGGCACCTTGAAGTTGCTGAGGGGGTGGATCGGTATGACCGTCGCAGAGCGGCAGCGTATGGCGGAGTTGGCGTATCAATGTTTCCATCGCCGCTACGATATGCGTGAGAACGCAAAGGCGATCATCCGACTATTTGGAACAGCTACGGTTCTTACTCCCACTGCCGTGGATTCGGAGTAG
- a CDS encoding LbetaH domain-containing protein — MLRLFGAKMGPNCHFYPRSKVWAPWNLICADQVTAGDGVEIYNPAPVTLGSHAILSQEAYVCGATHDYDDPAFPLIAYAMNIGAYAWVCARASVAPGVNIGEGAVLGLGSVATRSLEAWTVYAGVPAVKVKERRQFPIPSSNHA; from the coding sequence TTGCTTCGTCTTTTTGGAGCGAAGATGGGGCCGAACTGCCACTTTTATCCGCGCTCCAAGGTGTGGGCTCCGTGGAATTTGATCTGTGCCGATCAAGTGACCGCGGGAGATGGCGTTGAGATCTACAACCCGGCTCCGGTCACTCTGGGGTCGCACGCCATTCTTTCTCAGGAAGCGTACGTCTGCGGGGCGACCCACGACTACGACGATCCGGCTTTTCCGTTGATCGCTTATGCGATGAATATTGGAGCGTACGCCTGGGTCTGCGCCCGGGCCTCGGTCGCGCCGGGAGTCAACATTGGAGAGGGAGCGGTGCTTGGGCTGGGGTCGGTTGCCACGCGAAGCCTCGAGGCCTGGACAGTGTACGCTGGAGTGCCTGCGGTCAAAGTAAAGGAGCGGCGTCAGTTCCCCATCCCCTCTTCCAACCATGCCTGA
- a CDS encoding AI-2E family transporter, whose protein sequence is MDIRNNNTTTHLKTAGGALVNWWRAATLDGLIVGVLWLIGLELIRVPFAPLWAILGGILQIIPTFGGMVALIGPVLAVAFSGHDEWRLGLVLGLYGLIVILEGLVIAPYVLHRTTKVPWWAAFLGPILLGIIIPFWGVLLAPPVLAIIFAFRKPSSPA, encoded by the coding sequence ATGGACATCCGAAACAACAATACGACGACTCATCTCAAAACCGCTGGCGGTGCGCTGGTCAACTGGTGGCGCGCCGCCACGCTCGATGGTCTGATCGTTGGAGTTTTATGGCTGATCGGGCTGGAGCTGATCCGCGTTCCCTTCGCGCCCCTCTGGGCGATCCTCGGAGGCATACTCCAGATCATCCCAACCTTCGGCGGCATGGTCGCGCTTATCGGCCCTGTGCTGGCCGTCGCTTTTAGCGGTCATGACGAGTGGCGCTTAGGCCTGGTCCTGGGCCTCTATGGGTTGATCGTCATTCTTGAAGGCCTCGTCATCGCCCCTTACGTTCTGCACCGCACCACCAAAGTGCCCTGGTGGGCCGCGTTCCTCGGACCGATTTTGCTGGGCATCATTATTCCGTTCTGGGGAGTGCTGCTGGCTCCTCCGGTGCTGGCCATTATTTTCGCCTTCCGCAAGCCAAGTTCTCCCGCCTAG
- a CDS encoding alpha-amylase family glycosyl hydrolase gives MAVMMQAFYWDAPKHDNKEGEWWNFVAEKVEDLGKAGFSALWLPPVSKASDHNSMGYDPYDYFDLGDFDQKGGTKTFYGNRAELEALIAKAHKNGMGLYADMVLNHNSGADEEEVNPLDGQKRWTKFNPKSGKFPRDWNCFHPSRYEQVMMEGENFAGFPHLCHRNPVVYTAMFEYARFLIEELGFDGFRFDFVKGFGAWIIGLLAKYRYVKNDKEFTPYVVGEMWSGGEDIEQWLDKVNKLTDTQIAAFDFPLRYKLKDVCDKPSYDLRNLTDGGAVVMKRPMHAATFVDNHDMGDNAIVNDKMMAYSFIMVHEGYPSIFWYDYYNNGLARPLTPNGIDALIIAHHKYAGGDSQILHADPDLYIMQRVGYKDDSVDQPGLIYVLNNLGDKWSGTSVKTKWPNQKFAPIAWDGHDTAHPDERTTDAEGNSEFPAPPRGFAIYAPV, from the coding sequence ATGGCCGTCATGATGCAGGCGTTTTACTGGGACGCTCCCAAGCACGACAACAAAGAGGGTGAATGGTGGAACTTCGTCGCTGAAAAGGTGGAAGATTTAGGCAAGGCCGGCTTCAGCGCGCTCTGGCTGCCTCCCGTCTCGAAGGCCTCCGACCACAACTCGATGGGCTATGACCCCTACGACTACTTCGACCTCGGCGACTTCGACCAGAAGGGTGGCACCAAGACCTTCTACGGCAACCGCGCGGAGCTTGAAGCGCTGATCGCGAAGGCGCACAAGAACGGTATGGGCCTGTATGCCGACATGGTGCTCAATCACAACTCCGGCGCGGACGAGGAGGAGGTCAACCCTCTCGACGGACAGAAGCGCTGGACCAAGTTCAACCCCAAGAGCGGCAAGTTTCCCCGCGACTGGAACTGCTTTCATCCCAGCCGCTATGAGCAGGTGATGATGGAGGGCGAGAACTTCGCGGGCTTCCCCCACCTCTGCCATCGCAACCCTGTCGTCTACACGGCGATGTTTGAGTACGCACGCTTTCTCATCGAGGAGCTTGGATTCGACGGCTTCCGCTTCGACTTCGTAAAGGGCTTCGGAGCGTGGATCATCGGCCTGCTGGCCAAATATCGCTACGTCAAGAATGACAAGGAGTTTACCCCTTACGTAGTCGGTGAAATGTGGTCGGGCGGCGAAGATATCGAACAGTGGCTGGACAAGGTGAACAAACTTACGGACACGCAGATTGCTGCGTTCGACTTTCCGCTTCGCTACAAGCTGAAGGATGTCTGCGACAAGCCGAGCTACGATCTGCGCAACCTGACCGACGGCGGCGCGGTAGTGATGAAGCGGCCTATGCACGCGGCTACGTTTGTCGACAACCACGACATGGGCGACAACGCGATCGTCAACGACAAGATGATGGCCTACTCGTTCATCATGGTGCATGAGGGGTATCCCAGCATCTTCTGGTACGACTACTACAACAACGGGTTGGCGCGGCCGCTGACACCAAACGGAATCGACGCCCTGATCATCGCTCACCACAAGTACGCAGGCGGCGACTCGCAGATCCTTCACGCCGATCCCGATCTCTACATCATGCAGCGCGTCGGCTACAAGGATGACAGCGTGGACCAGCCGGGACTGATCTACGTGCTGAACAATCTTGGTGACAAGTGGTCGGGCACCTCGGTCAAGACCAAGTGGCCTAATCAGAAGTTCGCTCCCATCGCATGGGACGGCCACGACACCGCCCACCCGGACGAGCGGACGACCGACGCTGAGGGCAACTCCGAGTTCCCTGCTCCTCCTCGTGGCTTTGCTATCTACGCTCCTGTGTAA
- a CDS encoding response regulator yields the protein MADLTSTATPKPKVLVADDEQVIANTLAIILNQAGFEARAVFSGEKAVELLDSFQPDMLISDVIMTGMTGIEAAIITRSKLPKCKILLFSGQAATADLLEKSRAQGHEFEILAKPVHPTDLLAKLRG from the coding sequence ATGGCAGATTTAACCTCTACCGCAACACCCAAGCCCAAGGTGCTGGTCGCTGACGACGAGCAGGTGATTGCGAATACTCTGGCGATAATTCTCAACCAGGCAGGCTTTGAGGCGCGTGCCGTGTTCAGCGGCGAGAAGGCCGTCGAGTTGCTCGATAGCTTTCAGCCCGATATGCTCATCAGCGACGTCATCATGACCGGAATGACCGGCATCGAAGCGGCCATCATCACGCGCAGCAAGCTGCCGAAGTGCAAGATCCTTCTCTTTTCAGGCCAGGCCGCTACTGCGGATCTGCTCGAAAAGTCTCGTGCGCAAGGTCACGAGTTCGAGATCCTCGCCAAACCCGTTCATCCGACCGATCTTCTCGCAAAACTACGCGGATAG
- a CDS encoding ABC transporter ATP-binding protein yields MQPAIIRAERVEKYYAQPSENRIQVISPTDLSITAGEIVALLGPSGSGKSTLLRMLTGLSAPSAGEVYWHEKPIATAEVNVSIVFQSFALFPWLTVLENVEAPLKARGMDAAERRKHGMKILDTVGLDGFQAAYPKELSGGMRQRVGFARALVVEPEVLFMDEPFSALDVLTAENLRSELLELWQNKTIPTQSIFIVTHNIEEAVQLADRIIVLGRNPGHVRTDFRVAIPHPRDRKANAFTQLVDYIYKVLTQPDAQPPALPQTSTGKKVRDQRQMHYQMLPHARPGGIAGLLELVLDHNGKDDIYRLADDLAFQIDDLLPIVDAAQLLGFLTVTEGDAAITPTGAEYANSEILRQKELFRTAAVENVLLLRQIVRAIESKSDRSVPEEFFHDMLDEQFSEDETLRQLETAINWGRYAELFDFDASRRRFIQSEKLHQDTNASSTAEIDA; encoded by the coding sequence ATGCAGCCAGCCATCATTCGTGCCGAACGTGTTGAAAAATACTACGCGCAACCAAGCGAAAACCGCATCCAGGTAATTTCGCCCACCGACCTGTCGATTACGGCCGGAGAGATTGTTGCGCTACTTGGGCCATCCGGCTCGGGAAAGTCTACCCTGCTGCGGATGTTGACCGGTTTGTCCGCCCCCTCTGCCGGCGAAGTGTACTGGCATGAAAAGCCAATTGCAACCGCCGAGGTCAATGTTTCAATCGTGTTTCAAAGCTTCGCCCTCTTCCCGTGGCTGACGGTGCTCGAAAACGTCGAAGCACCGCTGAAGGCTCGCGGCATGGACGCCGCAGAGCGTCGCAAACATGGCATGAAGATTCTCGACACGGTTGGACTCGACGGCTTCCAGGCCGCCTATCCCAAGGAGCTCTCCGGCGGTATGCGGCAGCGGGTCGGCTTCGCGCGCGCGTTGGTCGTCGAGCCCGAAGTCCTGTTCATGGACGAGCCCTTCTCCGCGCTCGACGTGCTCACAGCGGAGAACCTGCGTAGTGAACTGTTGGAACTCTGGCAGAACAAGACCATCCCGACGCAGTCGATCTTCATCGTGACCCACAACATCGAAGAGGCCGTCCAGCTGGCCGATCGCATCATCGTCCTCGGACGCAACCCGGGCCACGTGCGAACCGACTTCCGCGTCGCGATTCCCCATCCGCGCGACCGCAAAGCAAACGCCTTCACGCAGCTGGTCGACTACATCTACAAAGTCCTGACGCAGCCTGACGCTCAGCCGCCAGCACTACCTCAGACCTCCACCGGAAAGAAGGTGCGCGATCAGAGGCAGATGCACTATCAGATGCTGCCGCATGCACGGCCCGGCGGAATCGCAGGTCTGCTGGAGCTTGTGCTCGACCACAACGGCAAGGACGACATCTATCGCCTCGCTGACGACCTCGCCTTCCAGATCGACGACCTGCTGCCCATCGTCGACGCGGCGCAGCTATTAGGTTTCCTCACGGTTACAGAAGGCGACGCCGCCATCACGCCCACTGGCGCGGAGTATGCCAACTCCGAGATCCTGCGGCAGAAGGAGCTCTTTCGCACCGCCGCCGTCGAAAACGTGCTCCTCCTTCGTCAGATCGTCCGCGCCATCGAATCCAAGAGCGATCGCAGCGTGCCCGAGGAGTTCTTCCACGACATGCTCGACGAGCAGTTCAGCGAAGACGAGACTCTCCGCCAGTTGGAGACGGCCATCAACTGGGGCCGCTACGCCGAGCTCTTCGACTTCGACGCCTCCCGCCGCCGTTTCATCCAGTCTGAAAAACTTCATCAGGACACCAATGCAAGCTCCACAGCGGAGATCGATGCATGA
- a CDS encoding glycosyltransferase family 4 protein: MRSPDQSREGNTKKVKVAYLVSHPIQYQAPLLRRIAQEPDIELTVFFASNFSVQEYVDKGFGVDVKWDVPLLDGYRYEFLPAIWDKRRTGPTAQLNYGIFSRLRGGKERRGFDVLWVHGYSTLNTLQAMLMAKALGIPVLLRAESRLGRRQAGALKQMAKRLFFSGLKLLVDGVLPIGSLNAAYWRHALGEELPQFSMPYAVDNDYFQSRSREADLRRGDLLRELGLDASRPVILFASKLQRRKRCEDLLEAYLSLCSEAGSAPVPYLVIVGDGEERAALERRVSESGAGGVRFCGFRNQSELPGFFSLATVFVLPSQDEPWGLIVNEVMNSGRAVILSDDVGCQPDLVTDGVEGCVFPVGDVNALTEALHRVLESPETARIMGQRGLNRISAWSYEKDMIGLRRAIAAVTRRLST; encoded by the coding sequence ATGAGATCTCCTGACCAAAGCCGAGAGGGCAACACAAAGAAGGTAAAGGTCGCCTACCTGGTGAGCCATCCCATCCAGTACCAGGCCCCGTTGCTGCGGCGAATCGCACAGGAGCCCGATATTGAACTGACTGTTTTCTTTGCCTCGAACTTCTCGGTGCAGGAGTATGTCGACAAGGGATTTGGCGTGGACGTGAAGTGGGATGTGCCTCTGCTTGACGGCTATCGTTACGAGTTTCTCCCGGCGATATGGGACAAGAGGAGAACCGGGCCGACGGCCCAGTTGAACTACGGCATCTTTAGCCGGCTTCGAGGAGGCAAAGAGAGGCGTGGATTCGACGTGCTTTGGGTTCATGGCTACTCGACGCTGAACACGCTGCAGGCAATGCTGATGGCCAAGGCACTGGGTATCCCGGTGTTGCTTCGTGCGGAGTCGCGCCTTGGAAGAAGACAGGCCGGTGCTCTCAAGCAGATGGCGAAGCGCCTTTTCTTCAGCGGATTGAAGCTACTCGTCGACGGAGTGCTGCCGATTGGGAGTTTGAATGCGGCGTACTGGCGTCACGCTCTGGGCGAGGAGCTTCCGCAGTTCTCGATGCCGTATGCGGTGGACAACGACTACTTTCAGAGTCGCAGCCGAGAGGCCGATCTGCGACGAGGCGATCTGCTGCGGGAGCTTGGCCTTGACGCCTCCCGCCCTGTCATTCTGTTTGCCTCAAAGCTGCAGAGACGGAAGCGGTGCGAAGATCTGCTTGAGGCATATCTGAGTCTTTGCTCTGAAGCTGGAAGCGCTCCGGTTCCCTACCTCGTGATCGTGGGGGATGGCGAGGAACGGGCGGCGCTGGAGAGGCGAGTCTCCGAGAGCGGCGCTGGTGGAGTTCGGTTTTGCGGCTTTCGCAATCAATCGGAGCTGCCAGGTTTTTTTAGTCTCGCCACGGTCTTTGTCTTGCCCTCGCAGGACGAACCCTGGGGACTGATTGTGAACGAAGTCATGAACTCGGGACGCGCCGTGATCCTCTCCGATGACGTGGGTTGCCAACCCGATCTGGTGACCGATGGCGTCGAAGGTTGTGTGTTTCCTGTGGGCGATGTGAACGCTCTGACGGAGGCGCTGCACCGAGTTCTCGAAAGCCCCGAGACAGCGAGGATCATGGGACAGCGTGGTCTGAACAGGATCTCTGCGTGGAGTTATGAGAAGGATATGATCGGTCTTCGACGAGCGATCGCGGCCGTGACCAGGAGGTTGTCAACGTGA